Within the Gloeobacter kilaueensis JS1 genome, the region ACCAGCAGCGAGAACGCCCTCGCCTCGCAGATCCGGGGAGACATCTACGCCAATCAGCTCGTCACCAACGACAAGACGGACCTCGATTTTGCCACCGGGCGGGCCAGCCGCCTCAACGGCGTCACCCTCGAAGCGGACAGGCCCGGCCAGCAGGCTCGGATTAACCTGCGCTACCCCGGTCCGGCTTTTTATCTTCTGCGGGGCAGGGATGTCGATCAAAACGGACGCAGCGATGACTTTCCGCCCTTCGACAGCGAGGCGCTGCGGCGAGAAGCGAGCGGGTCGGTGCGCGGCCAAGTGCAGGCGGTGCCCTTCGGAAGCCTCTATTCCAGCCGCTTCATCGATCGCTTAGGTCCGGTGGTGAGCGGACAGGCGGTGCTCCTGGGTGAAGCGCCGAGTGCAGCCAATCACTACTGCGAGACGGCAAGTGCGCCGCTGTTGATCGAAGGCGATCTTTTCGTCGAAGGCGATGTCGTGTTGCGCGGCTGTGTGAGCGGCCAGGGCCAGATCTACGCGGGCCGCAACCTCTACATCGCCGGGAACGTCGTCTACCAGCACCCGCCCGGTAGTTTCGGAAACTACACAGCGAGCAGCGATCCCGATGCTGCCGCCCGCGCCGATATCGCTGCCGGTCGTGACAGCCTGCTTCTGGCCGCCAACGGCAGCATTGTCCTGGGGGACTATACAGACCAGGAAGCAGACAGCTCCCAGCGGCTCTACCGGGAGCGGGCCGGTGAGCGCCACATCCGCTCGCGGTTTCATCTGGACACCGGGCAAAAAGCCGATATCCAGCTGGTAGAAAACCGGGTGGAGGAACTGGTGCGCACTGCGGGCGGTCAGCACTTCACCCTGGCAGGCGAGGCGGTTGGTGAGTCACAGATTCGCCCCCTGGAAGCCTATGAGGCGCTGATCCGCCCGGTCTTCTGGAACCATGCCCAGGGGAAGTTGCAGCCCTGGCTCTCCGACGGCGACTACCGTGCCCTGCTCGGGCAGGCGGTTCCGGGCGGAGTGGGTTCGGTAAGCAGCTGGCGCATCGATGCGAGTACCTACCAGCTGCAACCTGCCTCCGGTCCCCCCGACAGCCTGCTCAACCTCGTGCGCAGCGGCGATCCGGCGAAGATCGACCTCTGCCGCCGGTTCTTCGAGAACAATCTGCGCTTCACGAACGCCGATGCGAGCGCTGCCAGCCGCGCCCAGGCCGTGATTGCGCAGTTGCAGAGCGCCCAGGCAGGCTGGAACGAGGCGGCCAAAAGCTTTCTTGATACCGCCGGCGGCTACGACCGGCAGCGGTGGATGCTCGATTTGATCAACTTTCAGTCCGGAGCCGCTGACCCCTATGCCGTCGTCCGCCCCGTCCAGATCGAGCGGGTCGATGCCCTGCTCTACAGTGCGCGCCGGATCGCAGGCCACGTTGGCGCTACGAATCTCACCGTAAACGGCGGACTGGTTGCCCCAGAAGTAGCGATCACCGCGCCGGGAGCAGGTTGGCTCGCTTCGGAAGTAGCGGACCCTGAAATCAAAGCCCGGATCCAGGCGAAAGCCGGTGAAGAAAATCCGCTTTCGGGAACAAGTTATAACAGAACTGCTTTCAACTACGACTATCGGCTGCGCAACCAGGGGGCTTCCCTGCGCTACGTTCTCCGCCTCGCCACCGCCGAATCCATCCGCTTTGCAGGCGGAGGTTCGATCACCCGCAAAGTCTGCCGCAATGCTCAGTGCAACTAAAAGACGGCGCAACCGCCGGGGCTTTACGCTCACCGAGGTGCTGGTGGCGATGGTGGTACTGGCGCTATTTCTTGCTGGTCTGGCACCGATGCTCTCCGCCTCGGCGCTGCTCAGGCGGCAGCAGGAACTGATCGCCGAAGCCACCAACCTCGGCCAGATCGAGATCGAAGAGATTCGCCGCAGCTGGTCGGTGATCGAAAATCGCGGCCTCGGTTCCTCTCAAAATCAGGGAGGACTGGTACCCACCAACATGCGCGATCGGCTCATCCCCCTGCCGCGCCCCTGCGTGCTGAGCGAAGTCAACTACGAAGGTTGCAGCCAGGATCCGCCCGTCCCGCCCGGATCATTGCCGCTATCCGCCTCCAGCGTCTATCCGTTCGCCTCCGACAGCTTCGAGGTGGTGAGCCCCGCTCCCGGCGGCGAGGGACCGGACGATCTGTACCTCTACGATGCGAGCCTTGAACCCCCCGACTCCGAGCGCTCGGCGAGCTTCACGATGAGCGGTGCGCGTGGAACCCAGACCTACCGCGTGCAGGTCTTCTGGGGCTACGCGCCAGGTTCGGCTACCCCGGCCCAGGCCCTCGAAGATCCCGAGTGGTACCGCCGCGAGGTGGTGCGGGTCGTCGTGCGCCTCTACCTGGCGGGCAAGGACGGCGAGCTGCCCCGCGACAATTCTGGCCGGATCACCCGCCTCACCCGACCGGTCAAACCCCTGATCTCGACCCGCGTCGAAGGGCTTACCGACAAGAGCGAAGCGGCCAACGATCCGAATGCCCCCTCCGCCTTCAGCCCCCTGGCACCGCTGGTGGTGCTGAGTGCCGACATCGCGAGAAGCTACCAGTGAGCAGGCGTTCCGGGTTCACGCTGCTGGAACTGGTGGTCGTGATGGCGATCGTCTTTTTGCTGGCCGGTTTCGGAGCCGTCTCAGGCGTTGGTCTGTTGCAGTCGCGCCGCTTCGACAGCGGCCTGCAGGATCTGGCCATCGCTGCGCGCAAGGCCCGATCGCGCGCCCTCGAACAATCCCAGAACTACACGTTCGAGTTCACCC harbors:
- a CDS encoding type IV pilus modification PilV family protein; this encodes MLSATKRRRNRRGFTLTEVLVAMVVLALFLAGLAPMLSASALLRRQQELIAEATNLGQIEIEEIRRSWSVIENRGLGSSQNQGGLVPTNMRDRLIPLPRPCVLSEVNYEGCSQDPPVPPGSLPLSASSVYPFASDSFEVVSPAPGGEGPDDLYLYDASLEPPDSERSASFTMSGARGTQTYRVQVFWGYAPGSATPAQALEDPEWYRREVVRVVVRLYLAGKDGELPRDNSGRITRLTRPVKPLISTRVEGLTDKSEAANDPNAPSAFSPLAPLVVLSADIARSYQ